A genomic stretch from Engraulis encrasicolus isolate BLACKSEA-1 chromosome 12, IST_EnEncr_1.0, whole genome shotgun sequence includes:
- the LOC134460105 gene encoding E3 ubiquitin/ISG15 ligase TRIM25-like codes for MASSSVFQEEFSCPICLDLLNDPVTLPCGHSFCLKCITECWDQEDQKGVYSCPQCRETFNPRPVLGRNTMMAEVVEKLKNIELQFGAETPRYAGLADVECDFCSEKKYKAIKSCLACLLSYCEVHIQPHYEVPRLSKHKLVNASSQLQEKICSQHDRIIEVFCRTDQKLICVLCSMDDHKGHDTVSAAAERTDKQKMLMQMKGDSKNQIQQREKKLQQAQQTLKTLQASAQKALDESDKIFSELISFMEQKRSEVTKEIRAQEKAEMRRAEGLLEQLEMEIAKLKNRDDEMERLLQIEDHVDFLKSFESCCPASVSDTSSITFTPHLSSTDIMTPALKAIEKMLLKLTGHKAEASVSQSHGVPVMMPKIGFKVGDKVRVKASVKEPKYKSGPGVNHSSVGVVEGFKVGDKVRVKASVKEPKYKWGLETGVNHSSVGVVEGFKVGDKVRVKASVKEPKYKWGLETGVNHSSVGVVEDLRRDCMNVRFPKCPFLWSADPAEMELVT; via the exons ATGGCAAGTTCTTCAGTATTTCAGGAGGAATTTAGCTGTCCAATCTGTCTGGATCTACTGAATGACCCGGTGACTTTACCATGTGGACACAGTTTCTGTCTAAAGTGCATTACTGAATGTTGGGACCAAGAGGACCAGAAAGGTGTTTACAGCTGCCCACAGTGCAGAGAAACCTTCAATCCGAGACCTGTCCTTGGCAGAAACACAATGATGGCTGAAGTTGTTGAAAAACTGAAGAACATTGAACTCCAGTTTGGTGCTGAAACTCCTCGCTATGCTGGACTTGCTGATGTGGAGTGTGATTTCTGCAGTGAGAAAAAGTATAAAGCCATCAAGTCGTGTCTGGCATGTCTGCTGTCCTATTGTGAAGTTCACATCCAGCCTCACTATGAAGTGCCTCGCCTAAGCAAGCACAAGCTGGTGAATGCCTCCTCACAGCTACAGGAGAAGATCTGCTCTCAGCATGATAGGATCATTGAGGTGTTCTGTCGTACAGACCAGAAGCTCATCTGTGTGCTCTGCTCAATGGACGACCACAAGGGTCATGACACTGTCTCAGCTGCAGCAGAACGGACTGACAAACAG AAAATGTTGATGCAGATGAAGGGGGATAGTAAGAATCAAATtcagcagagagagaagaagctTCAACAGGCCCAACAGACCCTAAAAACTCTACAG GCCTCTGCACAGAAGGCTCTTGATGAATCTGACAAAATCTTCTCTGAGCTGATCAGCTTCATGGAGCAGAAACGCTCTGAGGTCACGAAGGAGATCAGAGCCCAGGAGAAGGCAGAGATGAGgcgagctgaaggactcctggaGCAGCTGGAAATGGAGATCGCTAAACTGAAGAACAGAGATGATGAAATGGAGCGACTGCTACAGATTGAGGATCATGTTGACTTCCTCAAG AGCTTTGAATCCTGCTGCCCTGCTTCTGTGTCTGACACCTCCAGCATAACTTTCACTCCACATTTATCCTCCACTGACATCATGACACCTGCACTCAAGGCCATTGAGAAGATGTTGCTGAAGTTAACAG GTCACAAAGCTGAAGCCTCTGTCTCACAGTCTCACGGTGTTCCTGTTATGATGCCAAAGATAG GTTTCAAGGTTGGAGACAAAGTGAGAGTGAAGGCATCTGTTAAAGAACCAAAATACAAGTCGGGACCTGGTGTCAATCACAGCAGTGTGGGAGTGGTGGAAG GTTTCAAGGTTGGAGACAAAGTGAGAGTGAAGGCATCTGTTAAAGAACCAAAATACAAGTGGGGACTGGAGACTGGAGTCAATCACAGCAGTGTGGGAGTGGTGGAAG GTTTCAAGGTTGGAGACAAAGTGAGAGTGAAGGCATCTGTTAAAGAACCAAAATACAAGTGGGGACTGGAGACTGGAGTCAATCACAGCAGTGTGGGAGTGGTGGAAG ACCTTAGACGTGACTGCATGAATGTTCGCTTCCCTAAGTGCCCTTTCCTGTGGAGTGCAGACCCTGCTGAAATGGAGCTGGTCACCTAA